In Tenebrio molitor chromosome 6, icTenMoli1.1, whole genome shotgun sequence, one genomic interval encodes:
- the LOC138133907 gene encoding protein FAM98A-like, which yields MKIILLCLGICLVSAFVSARVIKEDEDSAALATQDLEVAASGHGHSSSHEEGGGSSHHGDHHSSHGHKGDKGYKSSHHHDKGGHGKHGKEYKAGHHSEKGGHHKGHHEEGGHHSEHHAAGKSHKGGKFGEKKGHKKGQKTTGYHHKSHKDDYHKEHKFYDDYHKGGHHSKHGNFHGHHGGKSGHHKKGGSHKSGYHDDHYGKKGHSDKGHYEDDHKGFKGHGGHESHHAHHSDYGKKGGHSGGKEYGFSSGGKH from the coding sequence ATGAAAATAATACTTTTGTGTCTGGGCATTTGCCTAGTCAGTGCCTTCGTTTCGGCCAGAGTCATCAAAGAAGATGAAGATTCGGCGGCACTGGCTACCCAAGACTTAGAAGTCGCGGCTTCTGGTCACGGTCACTCGAGCAGCCACGAAGAAGGCGGCGGTTCGTCCCATCACGGAGACCACCACTCCAGCCACGGACACAAAGGTGACAAAGGCTACAAATCGTCCCATCACCACGACAAAGGCGGTCACGGCAAGCACGGCAAGGAGTACAAAGCCGGTCACCACAGCGAAAAAGGCGGCCACCACAAAGGTCACCACGAGGAAGGTGGTCATCACAGCGAGCACCACGCCGCCGGCAAAAGCCACAAAGGAGGTAAATTCGGCGAGAAGAAGGGACACAAAAAGGGACAGAAGACCACCGGCTACCACCACAAATCTCACAAGGACGACTATCACAAGGAACATAAATTCTACGACGATTACCATAAGGGAGGACATCATTCCAAACACGGCAACTTCCACGGACATCACGGAGGCAAATCCGGACACCACAAGAAGGGAGGCAGCCACAAGAGCGGCTATCATGACGATCATTACGGCAAGAAGGGACATTCCGATAAGGGACATTACGAAGACGACCATAAAGGATTCAAAGGACACGGAGGACACGAGAGCCATCACGCCCATCACTCCGACTATGGAAAGAAGGGAGGACATTCCGGAGGCAAAGAATACGGTTTCAGTAGTGGTGGAAAACACTAA